The Candidatus Methylomirabilis tolerans genome includes a window with the following:
- the pheS gene encoding phenylalanine--tRNA ligase subunit alpha has product MEALRQELEDLKAAALNQIERCADATQLEQARVQLLGRKARLTGLLRQLVTLPPQDRPAIGLLANQVKQTVEEHIAARRAALESIPSDEVLATDRIDVTLPGRRPTMGRLHPLTQIIREICEIFAEMGFAVIEGPEVEWDYYNFEALNIPEDHPAREMWDTFWIDPASAKVDRPMLLRTHTSPMQIRIMEQTKPPVRIIVPGKCYRYEAVDASHESQFHQIEGLAVDEAVTFADLKGTLYAFVRRLFGNDRKIRFRCDYFPFVEPGVDMSIDCFRCKGAGCRLCKASGWLEILGAGMVHPNVLTRVGYDPARYSGFAFGLGPARVAMLKYGIDDIRLFHGNDLRFLRQFP; this is encoded by the coding sequence GTGGAGGCGCTACGGCAGGAGCTGGAGGATCTGAAGGCGGCAGCGCTCAATCAGATTGAGCGCTGCGCCGACGCGACTCAGCTTGAACAGGCCCGCGTGCAGCTTCTTGGCCGCAAGGCCAGATTGACGGGGCTCCTTAGGCAATTGGTGACGCTTCCACCGCAGGATCGTCCGGCGATCGGTCTGCTGGCCAACCAGGTCAAGCAGACCGTCGAGGAACACATTGCAGCGCGACGGGCGGCCCTGGAATCGATTCCGAGTGATGAGGTGCTGGCGACAGACCGGATCGACGTTACCCTTCCGGGGCGACGTCCGACCATGGGCCGTCTGCATCCCCTCACCCAGATCATCCGCGAAATCTGCGAAATCTTTGCGGAGATGGGGTTTGCCGTCATCGAGGGACCAGAGGTTGAGTGGGACTACTATAACTTTGAGGCCCTCAATATTCCGGAGGATCACCCGGCCAGGGAGATGTGGGATACCTTCTGGATCGATCCGGCCAGCGCCAAGGTCGATAGACCGATGTTGCTCCGGACCCATACCTCGCCGATGCAGATTCGCATCATGGAACAGACTAAGCCGCCGGTTCGCATCATTGTGCCCGGCAAGTGTTATCGATACGAAGCGGTGGACGCCAGTCATGAGAGCCAGTTCCACCAGATCGAAGGGCTGGCGGTCGATGAAGCCGTCACCTTTGCCGATTTGAAGGGGACGTTGTATGCTTTCGTCCGGCGCCTCTTCGGCAACGACCGAAAGATCCGTTTCCGCTGCGACTATTTTCCGTTCGTCGAACCCGGCGTGGATATGTCGATCGACTGTTTCCGCTGCAAGGGCGCCGGGTGCCGACTGTGCAAGGCGAGCGGGTGGCTCGAGATCCTGGGCGCGGGGATGGTCCATCCGAATGTCCTGACGCGCGTCGGCTACGACCCGGCCCGATACTCCGGCTTCGCTTTTGGCTTGGGCCCGGCCCGTGTCGCCATGCTCAAGTACGGCATCGATGATATCCGCCTCTTTCACGGTAACGACCTGCGCTTCCTCCGTCAGTTCCCCTGA
- the rplT gene encoding 50S ribosomal protein L20, which produces MPRAKGGFKTRHRRNRVLKEAEGYWGKRSKAYRSAQEAVDRAKKYAYRDRKARKRDFRGLWIIRINAAARLTGLSYSALMGGLKKAGVAIDRKSLAELAIQDPVAFTKVAATARESLAA; this is translated from the coding sequence ATGCCACGCGCAAAAGGCGGATTTAAAACACGACATCGCAGAAATAGGGTCCTGAAAGAGGCCGAGGGGTATTGGGGCAAACGGAGTAAGGCGTACAGGAGCGCGCAGGAGGCGGTCGATCGGGCAAAGAAGTACGCCTATCGTGACCGCAAGGCTCGCAAACGTGACTTCCGCGGCCTGTGGATCATACGGATCAATGCGGCGGCCCGCCTGACTGGCCTGTCGTACAGCGCCCTGATGGGCGGCCTCAAAAAGGCCGGCGTAGCCATCGACCGAAAGTCCCTGGCCGAGCTGGCCATCCAGGATCCTGTAGCGTTTACGAAAGTCGCCGCAACCGCGCGGGAGAGCTTGGCGGCTTAG
- the rpmI gene encoding 50S ribosomal protein L35, translating into MPKIKTLKGAAKRFKMTGTGKIRRYKASKSHLLTGKSRKRKRNLRQPGLVSKPDTARMERLIPYL; encoded by the coding sequence GTGCCGAAGATCAAGACACTCAAAGGAGCCGCGAAGCGGTTCAAGATGACGGGAACCGGCAAGATCAGACGCTACAAAGCGTCTAAGAGCCACTTGCTGACAGGCAAGTCGAGGAAGCGGAAACGAAATCTGCGACAGCCGGGTCTGGTATCCAAGCCGGATACGGCCAGGATGGAGCGGTTGATTCCGTATCTGTAA
- the infC gene encoding translation initiation factor IF-3 — protein sequence MNERIRIKEVRVISPEGAQLGILPIQEALETAQKLALDLVEVAPEAKPPVCRIMNYGKYRYEQSKKTREARKKQTVIQVKEIKLRPKTEDHDFQFKAKHAERFLKEGNKTKVTMMFRGREMVHLDRGKVQLDRFAEALKEIAIIEQRPRQEGRNMVMILTPKH from the coding sequence GTGAATGAGCGGATTCGGATTAAAGAGGTGAGGGTGATTAGTCCGGAGGGAGCCCAGCTTGGAATCCTGCCGATTCAGGAGGCTCTCGAGACTGCCCAGAAGCTTGCGCTCGATCTGGTGGAGGTGGCGCCTGAAGCCAAGCCGCCTGTTTGCCGGATCATGAACTACGGGAAATATCGCTACGAGCAGAGTAAGAAGACGCGGGAGGCGAGGAAGAAGCAGACGGTCATCCAGGTCAAAGAGATCAAGCTCCGGCCAAAAACCGAGGATCACGATTTTCAGTTCAAGGCCAAGCACGCCGAGCGCTTCTTGAAGGAAGGGAATAAGACCAAGGTGACCATGATGTTCCGAGGACGGGAGATGGTGCATCTCGATCGCGGGAAGGTGCAGTTGGATCGCTTCGCTGAAGCGCTCAAAGAGATCGCCATCATCGAGCAGCGCCCCAGGCAGGAAGGTCGGAACATGGTGATGATCCTCACCCCCAAGCATTGA
- the thrS gene encoding threonine--tRNA ligase, which produces MSEIRTQSIVITLDDGQRHEFPAGVTALGVLEVADPAAKKETIGAIVNGRPADLSSPIDQEARVRFITVNSPEGLSILRHSAAHLMAAAVQQLLPGSKFAIGPAIQDGFYYDIEPPRPLTPDDLPAIEATMHELSEQRLPFTRLEVSLEEAIAKVTTLNQPYKVELLETIRDRAIAPIGAAEQDELKHEVDPAAERASFYITGDFVDLCRGPHVLDTSVIRFFRLTHLAGAYWRGDERRPMLTRIYGIAFPTQDALEAHLFLLEEAKRRDHRRLGRELDLFSVDDEVGGGLILWHPKGALVRKLIEDLWREQHLNNGYDLIYTPHIGRAKLWETSGHLDFYQEFMYPRMEMEGNDYYVRPMNCPFHIKLFQSKVHSYRELPVRFAELGTVYRFERVGVLHGLLRVRGFTQDDAHIFCTPAQMVSEVARTVSFSLFFLRAFGFDRYDAYIATRPEKAIGDQGLWNDATAALRQAADQAGLSYQIDEGGGAFYGPKIDLKVKDALGRSWQCTTVQFDFNLPERFDITYVGEDNRSHRPFMVHRAVLGSLERFFGVLIEHHAGAFPIWLAPVQVRLVPVADRFLPYAQQVSDQLRTAGVRTEVDVRNEKVGYKIRDAEVQKIPYALVVGEKEITSRTVSVRQRGGRDLGVMPIDGFIAAIAEELKPAVKATWPAQHEGGSVHQ; this is translated from the coding sequence ATGAGTGAGATCCGGACACAATCGATCGTAATCACCTTGGACGATGGACAGCGACATGAATTCCCCGCTGGCGTAACAGCGCTGGGGGTACTGGAGGTCGCGGATCCGGCGGCCAAAAAGGAGACGATTGGGGCAATAGTCAATGGGCGTCCTGCCGATCTGAGCAGTCCCATCGACCAAGAGGCCCGGGTAAGGTTTATCACCGTCAACTCGCCGGAAGGCCTCTCGATACTCCGGCACAGTGCTGCTCACCTGATGGCAGCCGCCGTACAGCAGCTTCTGCCCGGCTCAAAATTTGCCATTGGCCCGGCGATCCAGGATGGCTTTTACTACGATATCGAGCCACCTCGTCCGCTTACCCCGGACGATCTACCGGCCATTGAGGCCACGATGCACGAGCTCTCGGAGCAGCGACTCCCGTTCACCAGGCTTGAGGTTTCGCTGGAAGAGGCGATCGCGAAGGTAACGACACTGAACCAGCCGTACAAGGTGGAACTTCTTGAAACCATCCGAGATCGGGCGATAGCTCCCATTGGAGCCGCTGAGCAGGATGAGCTGAAGCACGAGGTCGATCCTGCCGCGGAGCGGGCCAGTTTCTACATAACCGGCGACTTTGTCGATCTGTGCCGTGGTCCCCATGTGCTCGATACGTCAGTGATCCGCTTCTTCAGGCTGACCCATCTGGCAGGGGCCTACTGGCGGGGCGACGAGCGGCGACCGATGCTGACCAGAATCTACGGCATCGCCTTCCCGACACAAGATGCGCTGGAGGCGCATCTATTTCTCCTGGAGGAGGCCAAGCGGCGGGATCATCGACGCCTGGGCCGTGAGCTGGACCTCTTTAGCGTCGATGATGAAGTCGGCGGCGGACTGATTCTGTGGCATCCGAAGGGGGCGTTGGTCCGGAAGCTGATTGAGGATCTGTGGCGCGAGCAGCACCTCAACAACGGCTACGACCTTATCTATACGCCGCACATCGGCCGGGCGAAGCTGTGGGAGACCAGTGGCCATCTTGACTTTTACCAGGAGTTCATGTATCCAAGAATGGAAATGGAAGGGAACGACTATTACGTCAGGCCGATGAACTGCCCCTTCCATATCAAGCTCTTTCAGTCTAAGGTCCACAGTTACCGAGAGCTGCCGGTGCGGTTTGCCGAGCTGGGAACGGTCTATCGCTTCGAGCGCGTCGGCGTGTTGCACGGGCTCTTGCGCGTTCGAGGGTTTACGCAGGATGATGCGCACATCTTTTGTACGCCGGCGCAGATGGTATCCGAAGTGGCCCGTACCGTCAGCTTCAGTCTGTTCTTTCTTCGCGCCTTCGGGTTCGATCGGTATGACGCCTACATTGCCACCAGGCCGGAGAAGGCGATCGGAGACCAGGGCCTTTGGAATGACGCGACTGCGGCGCTACGTCAGGCAGCCGATCAGGCGGGGCTTTCGTATCAGATCGACGAAGGAGGCGGGGCCTTCTATGGACCGAAGATCGATCTGAAGGTAAAAGACGCCTTGGGCCGCTCGTGGCAGTGTACGACTGTGCAGTTCGACTTCAATTTGCCGGAACGCTTCGATATTACCTATGTTGGAGAGGACAACCGGTCGCATCGGCCCTTCATGGTCCATCGCGCGGTTCTCGGGTCGCTGGAGCGGTTTTTTGGGGTATTGATCGAACATCATGCAGGCGCCTTCCCGATCTGGCTTGCGCCGGTACAGGTTCGGCTGGTGCCGGTAGCCGATCGCTTCCTGCCATATGCTCAGCAGGTCTCTGACCAGCTCAGGACGGCAGGGGTGCGCACGGAAGTAGACGTGCGGAACGAGAAGGTCGGCTATAAGATTCGAGATGCCGAGGTGCAGAAGATCCCCTATGCCCTGGTAGTAGGAGAAAAAGAGATCACATCACGCACTGTTTCGGTGCGACAGCGCGGCGGACGAGATCTGGGCGTCATGCCGATCGATGGATTTATAGCCGCGATTGCAGAGGAACTCAAGCCGGCCGTGAAGGCGACCTGGCCGGCTCAACATGAAGGAGGGAGCGTCCATCAGTAG
- a CDS encoding sigma-54 dependent transcriptional regulator — MPKLGRVLVIDDEADMLEHCAKLLTRFGYEVVTDVDSGKVATLYERERPDLVLTDLRMPGLDGLGVLQAIQAIDPEATVILITAFATIETAVEAIKEGAFDYLPKPFSADQLKVCVERAMGQRRLREENRRLLAQLTETHRFDNIIGRSLPMLQVFETIKKVAKSEANILIIGETGTGKELIARSLHVNSRRATGPFIPVDCVSLPENLLESELFGHEKGAFTGAQATRPGLFEFASGGTIFLDEVGDISLNLQSKLLRVLQERQVRRVGSNRMIEVDVRVISATNHDLAQAVAAGRFREDLYYRLNVISLPLPPLRDRRGDIQLIAHHYLAKYASGSEKEVRGVTPDAMRLLEAYTWPGNVRELQNVMERAVVLAECELIRPQELPEHLRVKVEAVQTLPPNELPLKRAKEVWAGSFERDYLVQLLKRHDGNISQAAKAACVDRKTVHRLLKKYGIKPS; from the coding sequence ATGCCGAAGCTAGGTCGAGTGCTTGTGATCGATGACGAAGCGGATATGCTCGAGCACTGCGCCAAGCTGCTCACTCGCTTTGGCTATGAGGTGGTGACCGATGTCGATAGCGGCAAGGTTGCCACGCTGTACGAGCGTGAAAGGCCCGACCTGGTGCTGACCGATCTTCGGATGCCGGGCCTTGACGGTCTGGGTGTCCTTCAGGCAATCCAGGCGATCGATCCTGAGGCGACCGTGATCCTGATCACCGCCTTTGCCACGATCGAGACCGCCGTAGAGGCGATCAAAGAGGGGGCGTTCGATTACCTACCCAAACCGTTCTCGGCCGATCAACTCAAGGTGTGTGTCGAGCGGGCGATGGGCCAGCGTCGTTTGCGAGAAGAGAACCGACGGCTTCTGGCGCAACTCACCGAGACCCATCGCTTTGACAATATCATCGGCAGGAGCCTGCCGATGCTTCAGGTCTTCGAGACTATTAAGAAGGTCGCGAAGAGCGAGGCCAATATCCTTATTATCGGTGAGACCGGGACCGGCAAGGAGCTGATTGCCAGGAGCCTCCATGTCAACAGCCGCCGGGCGACGGGCCCTTTCATCCCCGTTGATTGCGTCTCGCTTCCCGAAAACCTGCTGGAAAGCGAGCTGTTCGGGCACGAGAAGGGTGCATTTACGGGAGCACAGGCTACCCGCCCGGGACTGTTTGAATTTGCCAGCGGTGGGACCATTTTCCTGGACGAGGTGGGCGACATCAGCCTGAATCTCCAGTCTAAGCTACTGAGGGTCCTGCAGGAACGCCAGGTACGGCGGGTCGGGTCAAATCGAATGATTGAGGTGGATGTGCGCGTCATCTCCGCCACCAACCACGACTTGGCCCAGGCAGTCGCTGCCGGTAGGTTTCGGGAAGATCTCTATTATCGCCTGAACGTCATCTCACTGCCGCTCCCGCCCCTGCGAGATCGCAGGGGCGATATCCAGTTGATCGCGCATCACTATCTCGCAAAGTACGCGTCCGGTAGCGAGAAGGAGGTCAGAGGCGTCACGCCGGACGCGATGCGGCTTTTAGAAGCGTATACCTGGCCTGGGAACGTCCGCGAACTGCAGAATGTGATGGAGCGAGCGGTGGTTCTGGCAGAATGCGAGCTGATCCGGCCACAGGAGTTGCCGGAACACCTCCGCGTCAAGGTCGAGGCCGTCCAGACGCTCCCACCGAATGAGCTACCGCTCAAGCGGGCAAAAGAGGTGTGGGCCGGTTCGTTTGAGCGGGACTATCTGGTCCAGCTCCTTAAGCGACATGACGGTAATATCTCACAGGCCGCGAAGGCTGCCTGCGTAGACCGGAAAACGGTTCATCGCCTCTTAAAGAAGTACGGGATCAAGCCTTCGTAG